The Tardiphaga alba genome includes a window with the following:
- the arsC gene encoding arsenate reductase (glutaredoxin) (This arsenate reductase requires both glutathione and glutaredoxin to convert arsenate to arsenite, after which the efflux transporter formed by ArsA and ArsB can extrude the arsenite from the cell, providing resistance.): protein MTVTIYHNPRCGTSRTTLALLQERGVEPVVIEYLKTPPDRQQLKALAKAVGGVRGLLREKEAVYGELGLADPTQGDDALLDAIAAHPILLNRPVVVTPKGARVCRPAETVLEIL, encoded by the coding sequence ATGACCGTCACGATCTATCACAATCCGCGTTGCGGCACCTCGCGCACCACGCTCGCTCTGCTTCAGGAGCGTGGTGTCGAACCGGTGGTGATCGAATATCTCAAGACGCCGCCGGATCGACAGCAGCTCAAGGCTTTGGCCAAAGCTGTCGGCGGTGTGCGCGGTTTGCTTCGCGAGAAGGAAGCGGTCTATGGCGAACTCGGGCTCGCCGATCCCACGCAGGGCGACGATGCGCTGCTCGATGCCATCGCCGCACATCCCATCCTGCTCAACCGGCCGGTCGTCGTGACGCCCAAGGGCGCACGCGTATGCCGGCCGGCTGAGACTGTTCTGGAAATTTTGTAA
- the parC gene encoding DNA topoisomerase IV subunit A, with protein MGKRLIPPEPAEIHEVQLREALEERYLAYALSTIMHRALPDARDGLKPVHRRILYGMRLLRLDPGTPFKKSAKIVGDVMGSFHPHGDQAIYDAMVRLAQDFSSRYPLVDGQGNFGNIDGDSAAAYRYTEARMTDVARLLIEGIDEDAVELKPNYDGQSKEPAVMPGGFPNLLANGAQGIAVGMATSIPPHNAAELCDAALHLIEKPDAKSKALLRFVKGPDFPTGGIIIDSKESIAEAYTTGRGSFRTRAKWSVEEGARGAWNIVVTEIPWLVQKSRLIEKIAELLNDKKLPLVGDIRDESAEDIRVVIEPKTRNVDAGLVMESLFKLTELESKIPLNLNVLVKGRIPRVLGLAECLREWLDHLREVLLRRSQHRKGQIEHRLEVLGGYLIAYLNIDEVIRIIRTEDEPKPVLMKAFSLTELQAESILNMRLRSLRKLEEFEIKKEDKALRAELKGINEILGSEAVQWSKVGEQVRKVREMFGPKTPLGKRRTVFADAPEHDLAALEESLVEREPVTVVISDKGWVRTLKGQVADLSNLTFKQDDKLGQAFFAETTSKLMLLATNGRFYTLDVAKLPGGRGHGEPIRLFIDMEGDAAIVSVFVHKGGRKFLIASLEGQGFVVGEDDCVSATRKGKQIISVDMPNEARCLTLVEEGTDQVAVIGTNHKMVIFPLSDVPEMSKGRGVRLQKYTSASLSDVAVFNAKAGLTWRDSADRERSMTWKELAEWRGNRADAGRQATGLPTSNKFNKPIE; from the coding sequence ATGGGAAAAAGACTGATTCCGCCGGAGCCGGCTGAAATTCACGAGGTGCAGCTTCGCGAGGCGCTCGAGGAGCGCTATCTCGCTTATGCGCTCTCCACGATCATGCATCGCGCGCTGCCCGATGCGCGGGACGGCCTGAAGCCGGTTCACCGCCGCATCCTCTATGGCATGCGCCTGCTCAGGCTCGATCCGGGCACGCCGTTCAAGAAGTCCGCCAAGATCGTCGGCGACGTGATGGGCTCGTTCCATCCGCATGGCGACCAGGCGATCTATGACGCCATGGTGCGCCTCGCGCAGGATTTCTCCTCGCGCTATCCGCTGGTCGACGGCCAGGGCAACTTTGGCAATATCGACGGCGATAGTGCGGCTGCCTATCGTTACACCGAAGCGCGCATGACGGACGTCGCGCGGCTCTTGATCGAAGGCATCGACGAAGACGCTGTCGAGCTGAAGCCGAATTATGACGGCCAGTCGAAGGAGCCGGCAGTGATGCCGGGCGGCTTCCCGAACCTGCTCGCCAATGGCGCGCAGGGCATCGCCGTCGGCATGGCGACCTCGATCCCGCCGCACAACGCCGCCGAACTCTGCGACGCCGCGCTGCATCTGATCGAGAAGCCCGATGCCAAGTCGAAGGCGCTGCTGCGCTTCGTCAAGGGACCGGATTTTCCCACCGGCGGCATCATTATCGACTCGAAGGAATCGATCGCCGAGGCCTACACGACGGGCCGTGGCTCGTTCCGCACCCGTGCAAAATGGTCGGTGGAAGAGGGCGCACGCGGCGCATGGAATATCGTGGTCACGGAAATCCCGTGGCTGGTGCAGAAGTCGCGCCTGATCGAGAAGATCGCCGAACTGCTCAACGACAAGAAACTGCCGCTGGTCGGCGACATCCGCGATGAATCCGCGGAAGATATCCGCGTCGTCATCGAGCCGAAGACGCGCAATGTCGATGCCGGCCTCGTGATGGAGTCGTTGTTCAAGCTCACCGAGCTTGAAAGCAAGATCCCGCTCAACCTCAACGTCCTGGTCAAGGGTCGTATCCCAAGGGTGCTCGGCCTCGCCGAATGCCTGCGCGAATGGCTCGACCATCTGCGCGAAGTCTTGTTGCGCCGTTCGCAGCACCGCAAGGGCCAGATCGAGCATCGCCTCGAAGTGCTCGGCGGCTACCTGATCGCCTATCTCAATATCGACGAGGTCATTCGCATCATCCGCACCGAGGATGAGCCGAAGCCGGTGTTGATGAAGGCCTTCAGCCTCACCGAGCTGCAGGCGGAGTCGATCCTGAACATGCGCCTGCGTAGCTTGCGCAAGCTCGAAGAGTTCGAGATCAAGAAGGAAGACAAGGCCCTGCGCGCCGAGCTGAAGGGGATCAACGAGATCCTCGGTTCGGAAGCTGTGCAGTGGTCAAAGGTTGGCGAACAGGTGCGCAAGGTGCGCGAAATGTTCGGTCCGAAGACGCCGCTCGGCAAGCGCCGCACGGTGTTCGCGGATGCACCGGAGCACGATCTCGCAGCCCTCGAAGAGTCGCTGGTCGAGCGCGAGCCCGTCACCGTCGTGATTTCCGACAAGGGCTGGGTGCGCACCCTGAAGGGCCAGGTTGCCGATCTGTCGAACCTCACCTTCAAGCAGGACGACAAGCTCGGCCAGGCCTTCTTCGCGGAGACCACGTCGAAGCTGATGCTGCTTGCCACCAATGGCCGTTTCTACACGCTCGACGTGGCGAAGCTCCCCGGTGGCCGCGGTCATGGCGAGCCGATCCGCCTGTTCATCGACATGGAAGGCGATGCCGCCATCGTCTCGGTGTTCGTGCACAAGGGCGGCCGCAAATTCCTCATCGCCAGCCTTGAGGGCCAGGGCTTCGTGGTGGGCGAGGACGATTGCGTCAGCGCGACCCGCAAGGGCAAGCAGATCATCAGTGTGGACATGCCCAACGAGGCGCGTTGCCTGACCCTGGTGGAAGAGGGGACCGATCAGGTCGCCGTAATCGGCACCAACCACAAGATGGTGATCTTCCCGCTCAGCGACGTGCCGGAAATGTCGAAGGGCCGCGGCGTGCGTCTGCAGAAATACACCAGCGCCAGTCTGTCCGACGTGGCCGTGTTCAACGCCAAGGCGGGTCTTACCTGGCGCGACTCTGCAGATCGCGAACGCTCGATGACCTGGAAGGAACTGGCGGAATGGCGCGGCAACCGCGCCGATGCCGGCCGTCAGGCCACGGGCCTGCCGACCTCGAACAAGTTCAACAAGCCGATCGAGTAA
- a CDS encoding autotransporter domain-containing protein encodes MSSPSLDVTPVAALSVPAGDRPSFAFRSSARRRVRLHITASVLALAMATLAAPALAQQTGGNGGSGRAGGTTDPTNGAGSAGTDGRATNGGGGGGAGGGNGGAGSDGSNNLFAGGAGGTAGSKDGGGGTSNSTTGGAGSGGGGGAHGVVAATFASGVTATGGNGGVGGYGNYSGGGGGGGGYGAFITGAGSVTALSISGGAGGSGGDGGTTGAGGGGAGGVGVWFAASGELINSGTITGGRGGAGGVNRNFGATGAAGAGGAGVVGADLTIVNSGSISGGMSGDDLTRANAITFTGGVNSLTLMSGSVITGNVVAFSTADTLGLGGSADASFDLSQYQGFGTLEKSGSSIWTATGTAGSAMTYRITEGTLQIGDGGTTGSILGDVVNNGTLAFNRSDAVTFDGAISGTGHVTKDGAGTTQLGGTNTYSGSTTINEGTLRIFNGQAISDTGSVIVNASARFEMGTSETIGSLAGSGDVGIFGFSTLTTGGNNTSTEFAGVINDEIVPEANLTKIGTGTLTLSGTSTYTGETTVNGGTLSVNGSIATSSMTTVNTSGTLGGIGTVGNTTINGGTLAPGNSIGQLTVQGNLVMTSASTYIVEVSPTNADRVNVTDSADLGGAKVNASFSAGSYVTKQYTILNATNGLGGTTFGSLVNTNLPSSITSTLSYDTHNVYLNLELAFGIPGGLSGNQASVGRALTDFFDRTGGIPLAFGALDAKGLMQVAGETTTGSQQTSFDASSMFMNMMTDPFAAGRGEGAPGAMPYAGNAMAYAAPKRAPTDAFASIHRKAPLMDTPQECWNVWAAGFGGSQTTDGNAAMGSNNSKSSIYGMAVGADYWFSPFTVAGFSMAGGGTNFSVNGGGSGRSDMFQFGGFVRHNIGSVYVSAAAAYGWQDITTDRTVTVAGLDQLRANFNANSYSGRFEVGNRFVAPWIGGVGLTPYAAFQVTAFDLPSYAERSVAGSNLFALSYAAKIALSPRSELGLRTDKSFAVNDAILTLRGRAAWAHDTNRDRSASATFQSLPGASFVVNGASLAKHTALTSASAELKWMNGWSIAGTFEGEFSDVTRSYAGKGVVRYAW; translated from the coding sequence ATGTCGTCACCCTCGCTCGACGTGACCCCTGTCGCCGCTCTGTCCGTTCCCGCCGGCGACAGGCCGTCTTTCGCCTTCCGGTCATCGGCCCGGCGCCGGGTGCGTCTGCATATCACGGCGAGTGTCCTGGCACTCGCAATGGCGACGCTGGCCGCGCCGGCCCTCGCGCAACAGACCGGCGGCAATGGCGGCTCCGGCCGCGCGGGTGGAACCACGGATCCAACCAACGGCGCAGGAAGCGCCGGGACCGACGGCCGCGCTACCAACGGCGGCGGCGGCGGTGGCGCCGGCGGTGGCAATGGCGGTGCCGGCTCTGATGGCTCTAACAATCTCTTCGCTGGGGGAGCAGGCGGAACAGCGGGCAGCAAGGATGGAGGCGGTGGTACCAGCAACAGCACCACCGGCGGCGCCGGCTCTGGCGGCGGCGGCGGCGCGCACGGTGTCGTTGCCGCGACATTTGCGTCGGGTGTCACGGCGACCGGTGGTAACGGTGGCGTTGGCGGTTATGGCAACTATAGCGGCGGTGGCGGCGGTGGTGGCGGCTATGGTGCGTTCATCACAGGTGCCGGCAGCGTAACAGCGCTGAGCATTTCAGGCGGTGCCGGCGGCAGCGGCGGCGATGGCGGCACAACGGGTGCCGGCGGTGGCGGTGCGGGTGGCGTCGGTGTGTGGTTCGCAGCATCGGGCGAGCTGATCAATTCGGGGACGATCACTGGCGGCAGAGGCGGTGCAGGCGGTGTAAATCGTAACTTTGGTGCAACCGGCGCGGCCGGTGCGGGCGGCGCAGGCGTCGTTGGTGCGGACCTCACCATCGTCAATTCCGGCAGCATTTCGGGCGGCATGAGCGGGGATGACCTGACCCGCGCCAATGCGATCACCTTTACCGGCGGTGTCAACAGCCTGACCCTCATGTCCGGCTCGGTCATCACCGGCAATGTCGTTGCCTTCAGCACCGCTGACACATTGGGACTTGGCGGCAGCGCGGATGCGAGTTTCGACCTGTCGCAGTATCAGGGCTTCGGTACGCTGGAGAAATCGGGCAGCAGCATCTGGACCGCCACCGGCACAGCCGGCTCCGCGATGACCTACCGGATCACCGAAGGCACGCTGCAGATCGGCGATGGCGGCACCACGGGATCGATCCTCGGCGATGTCGTCAATAACGGCACGCTCGCCTTCAACCGCAGCGATGCCGTGACTTTCGACGGCGCCATCTCCGGCACCGGTCATGTGACCAAGGACGGAGCCGGCACAACGCAGCTCGGCGGCACCAACACCTATTCCGGCAGCACCACCATCAACGAAGGCACGCTGAGGATATTCAACGGCCAGGCGATCTCGGACACCGGCAGCGTCATCGTCAATGCGTCGGCACGATTTGAGATGGGCACTTCCGAGACGATCGGCTCGCTCGCGGGCAGCGGCGATGTCGGCATCTTCGGTTTTTCGACATTGACTACCGGTGGCAACAATACATCGACCGAATTCGCTGGCGTGATCAATGACGAGATCGTCCCCGAGGCCAACCTCACCAAGATCGGGACCGGCACGCTGACGCTGTCCGGCACCAGTACGTATACCGGCGAGACCACCGTCAATGGCGGCACGCTGAGTGTCAACGGCTCGATCGCTACGTCGTCGATGACCACGGTGAATACGTCAGGCACGCTTGGCGGCATCGGCACTGTCGGCAACACCACCATCAATGGCGGCACGCTGGCGCCGGGCAACTCCATCGGCCAGCTCACGGTGCAAGGCAATCTCGTGATGACATCGGCCTCGACCTACATCGTCGAGGTTTCGCCGACAAATGCCGACCGCGTCAACGTGACGGACAGCGCCGATCTCGGCGGTGCGAAGGTGAATGCGAGCTTCTCGGCCGGTAGCTACGTGACGAAACAATATACAATCCTGAACGCGACGAACGGCCTTGGCGGCACGACCTTTGGATCGCTGGTCAACACCAACCTGCCATCCAGCATCACATCGACGCTGAGCTACGACACCCATAATGTTTATCTCAATCTGGAGCTGGCTTTCGGCATTCCCGGCGGGCTCAGCGGCAATCAGGCCAGTGTCGGCCGCGCGCTGACGGATTTCTTCGATCGCACCGGCGGCATTCCGCTCGCTTTCGGCGCGCTCGATGCTAAGGGCCTGATGCAGGTGGCCGGCGAGACCACGACGGGATCGCAGCAGACCTCGTTCGATGCGTCCAGCATGTTCATGAACATGATGACCGATCCCTTCGCCGCCGGCCGCGGCGAGGGCGCACCAGGCGCGATGCCCTATGCCGGCAACGCGATGGCCTATGCCGCGCCGAAGCGTGCGCCGACCGATGCCTTCGCATCGATCCACCGCAAGGCGCCGCTGATGGACACGCCGCAGGAGTGCTGGAACGTCTGGGCGGCCGGCTTCGGCGGCTCGCAGACCACCGACGGCAATGCGGCGATGGGATCGAACAACAGCAAGTCGAGCATCTACGGCATGGCCGTCGGCGCCGACTACTGGTTCTCGCCGTTCACGGTTGCCGGCTTCTCGATGGCCGGCGGTGGCACCAATTTCTCGGTGAATGGCGGCGGCTCCGGCCGATCGGACATGTTCCAGTTCGGTGGTTTCGTCCGGCACAATATCGGCTCGGTCTATGTCAGCGCCGCCGCGGCTTACGGCTGGCAGGACATCACGACGGATCGCACCGTCACGGTTGCCGGCCTCGATCAGCTGCGCGCGAACTTCAACGCCAACAGCTATTCCGGCCGCTTTGAGGTCGGCAACCGGTTTGTCGCGCCATGGATCGGTGGTGTCGGCCTCACGCCTTACGCTGCGTTCCAGGTCACGGCGTTCGACCTGCCGTCCTATGCGGAACGGAGCGTCGCGGGCAGCAATCTGTTCGCGCTGTCCTATGCCGCCAAGATCGCACTGTCGCCGCGCAGCGAGCTTGGTTTGCGCACCGACAAGTCCTTCGCCGTCAACGACGCGATCCTCACGCTGCGCGGTCGCGCAGCCTGGGCGCACGACACCAACCGCGATCGCTCTGCCAGCGCGACCTTCCAGTCGCTGCCGGGCGCGAGCTTCGTCGTCAACGGCGCTTCGCTCGCGAAGCACACGGCGCTGACTTCCGCCTCCGCCGAACTGAAGTGGATGAACGGCTGGTCCATCGCCGGTACGTTTGAAGGCGAGTTTTCGGATGTCACCCGCAGCTATGCGGGGAAGGGTGTGGTGCGCTACGCGTGGTAG
- the recO gene encoding DNA repair protein RecO translates to MEWTDEGIILGVRRHGESGAIVELMTRSHGRHLGLVRGGAGSRMRPVLQPGNSVQAIWRARLDEQLGYYLIDATKLRAATLLGASHAAYGVTHLAAIARLLPERDPHDDIYAMLEHILDDFDHPAVAAIHTIRFELAMLAELGVGLDLENCAATGATTDLIYVSPKSGNAVSRSAGEPWRDKLMPLPPFMREAYVAEHGLSDRDLQEGFAITGRFLLRNVLEPRGQQLSEARTGFIGVVMRQLKRGE, encoded by the coding sequence ATGGAATGGACCGACGAAGGCATCATCCTCGGCGTGCGGCGACATGGCGAATCCGGCGCCATCGTCGAGCTGATGACGCGTAGCCATGGTCGGCATCTCGGCCTTGTGCGTGGCGGGGCGGGGTCGCGGATGCGCCCGGTCCTGCAGCCCGGCAACAGCGTGCAGGCGATCTGGCGCGCGCGGCTCGACGAGCAACTCGGCTACTACCTGATCGATGCCACCAAGCTCCGCGCGGCGACGCTGCTCGGTGCGTCCCATGCCGCCTACGGCGTCACCCATCTCGCGGCGATCGCGCGGCTGCTGCCGGAGCGTGATCCGCATGACGATATCTACGCCATGCTCGAACACATCCTCGACGACTTCGATCATCCCGCTGTCGCCGCCATCCACACGATCCGCTTCGAACTGGCTATGCTCGCCGAACTCGGCGTCGGCCTCGATCTGGAGAACTGCGCGGCCACCGGCGCGACCACCGATTTGATCTATGTCTCGCCGAAATCCGGCAACGCCGTCTCGCGCTCAGCCGGCGAGCCCTGGCGCGACAAGCTGATGCCGCTGCCGCCTTTCATGCGCGAGGCCTATGTCGCGGAGCACGGCCTGTCCGACCGCGATCTGCAGGAGGGGTTTGCCATCACCGGCCGCTTCCTGCTCCGCAATGTGCTGGAGCCGCGCGGGCAGCAGCTCTCAGAGGCGCGTACAGGCTTCATCGGGGTGGTGATGCGGCAGCTGAAGCGAGGCGAATAA
- the era gene encoding GTPase Era, protein MNDDVDHTAEGAPQETRCGFVALIGAPNVGKSTLVNALVGSKVTIVSRKVQTTRALIRGIVIENHAQIILVDTPGIFAPKRRLDRAMVKTAWSGAHDADLVCVLLDAKAGINEEAEAIFDQLSKVNHPKILVINKVDIVAKERLLKLATDANARLKFDETFMISAMTGDGVDDLRRRLAADVPEGPYHYPEDQMSDAPLRHLAAEITREKIFRQLHQELPYQSTVETDSWQERKDNSVRIEQTIFVERESQRKIVLGKGGATIKSIGAVARREITEIVGVPVHLFLFVKVRENWGEDPNRYREMGLEFPQE, encoded by the coding sequence TTGAACGACGACGTTGACCACACCGCCGAAGGCGCCCCGCAGGAGACACGCTGCGGTTTCGTTGCGCTGATCGGTGCGCCCAATGTCGGCAAGTCCACGCTGGTCAATGCGCTGGTCGGCTCCAAGGTCACCATCGTCTCGCGCAAGGTGCAGACCACGCGCGCTTTGATCCGCGGCATCGTCATCGAGAACCATGCGCAGATCATCCTGGTCGATACGCCCGGTATTTTTGCGCCGAAGCGCCGGCTCGACCGTGCCATGGTGAAGACCGCCTGGAGCGGCGCCCATGATGCCGATCTCGTCTGTGTGCTGCTGGATGCCAAGGCCGGTATCAATGAAGAGGCCGAGGCGATTTTCGATCAATTGTCCAAGGTCAATCATCCGAAGATCCTGGTGATCAACAAGGTCGATATCGTCGCCAAAGAACGGTTGCTGAAACTGGCGACCGATGCCAATGCGCGCCTCAAATTCGACGAGACTTTCATGATCTCGGCCATGACCGGCGATGGCGTCGATGACCTGCGCCGCCGGCTCGCGGCCGACGTGCCGGAAGGCCCGTATCACTATCCCGAAGACCAGATGTCGGATGCACCGTTGCGGCATCTCGCGGCGGAAATCACCCGCGAAAAGATTTTTCGCCAGCTGCATCAGGAGCTGCCGTACCAGTCAACCGTCGAGACCGACAGCTGGCAGGAGCGCAAGGACAATTCCGTGCGCATCGAGCAGACGATCTTTGTCGAGCGCGAGAGCCAGCGCAAGATCGTGCTCGGCAAGGGCGGCGCCACCATCAAATCCATCGGCGCGGTTGCGCGCCGGGAAATCACCGAGATCGTCGGCGTGCCCGTGCATCTGTTCCTGTTCGTGAAGGTGCGCGAGAACTGGGGTGAAGATCCCAATCGCTATCGTGAGATGGGCCTCGAATTCCCGCAGGAATGA
- the rnc gene encoding ribonuclease III has translation MTDDHTKTIEAAAPRDDEHSVTPEAPKETTAQRKKRARADAKAAVAEVETRIGHVFKDAQLLATAFTHVSALKSQRSRSESYQRLEFLGDHVLGLVISDMLYRAFPNGDEGELSKRLADLVRKEACADVARLLGFQDAIKLGSVGAGVGQRLRKSVLGDICEAVIGAIFLDGGYPAAEGFVQRNWTERMRKPVRPLRDPKTVLQEWAQGRGLPTPVYREVARSGPHHDPHFKIAVDVSGLASAEGEGGSKRAAEKAAATAMLEREGVKS, from the coding sequence ATGACGGACGATCACACCAAAACCATCGAGGCGGCCGCGCCGAGGGACGACGAACACAGCGTGACGCCGGAGGCGCCCAAGGAGACGACGGCCCAGCGCAAGAAGCGCGCCCGTGCCGATGCCAAGGCGGCCGTTGCCGAAGTCGAGACGCGGATCGGTCACGTCTTCAAGGATGCGCAACTGCTGGCGACGGCCTTCACGCATGTCTCCGCGCTGAAGTCGCAGCGCAGCCGCAGCGAAAGCTATCAACGCCTCGAATTCCTCGGCGATCACGTGCTTGGCCTCGTGATCTCCGACATGCTGTATCGCGCCTTTCCGAATGGCGACGAGGGAGAGTTGTCGAAGCGGCTGGCCGATCTCGTGCGCAAGGAAGCCTGCGCCGATGTCGCGCGGCTGCTCGGGTTCCAGGATGCGATCAAGCTCGGTTCGGTCGGCGCCGGTGTCGGCCAGCGCTTGCGCAAGTCGGTGCTCGGGGACATCTGTGAAGCTGTGATCGGCGCGATCTTCCTCGACGGTGGTTATCCCGCCGCGGAGGGGTTCGTGCAGCGCAACTGGACGGAGCGCATGCGCAAGCCGGTGCGTCCGCTGCGCGATCCCAAGACCGTGCTGCAGGAATGGGCGCAGGGCCGTGGTCTGCCGACGCCCGTCTATCGTGAAGTTGCGCGCTCCGGCCCGCATCACGATCCGCATTTCAAAATCGCGGTGGATGTGAGCGGGCTCGCATCTGCTGAAGGCGAGGGCGGCAGCAAGCGTGCCGCCGAAAAAGCCGCAGCAACAGCCATGCTCGAGCGCGAAGGCGTGAAATCTTGA
- the lepB gene encoding signal peptidase I yields MSVTSGTKSESGIGETIRVVINALLIALVIRTFLFQPFNIPSGSMKATLLVGDYLFVSKYSYGYSHYSIPLSPNIFSGRIFGSDPARGDVVVFRLPKDDSTDYIKRVIGLPGDTVQMKEGLLHINGKPVQRERMSDFVGEDPCGSDATARVKRWKETLPNGVSYETLDCVDNGFYDNTIEYKVPPGNFFMMGDNRDNSTDSRVQSAVGYVPSENLVGRAQMIFFSIAEGEQAWQIWRWPTAVRWSRIFSIVR; encoded by the coding sequence ATGAGCGTGACATCCGGGACCAAGTCTGAAAGCGGCATTGGCGAGACCATCCGCGTCGTCATCAACGCGCTGCTCATCGCCCTGGTGATCCGGACTTTCCTGTTCCAGCCCTTCAACATCCCGTCGGGTTCGATGAAGGCGACGCTGCTGGTGGGTGACTACCTGTTCGTCTCCAAATACTCCTACGGCTACAGCCACTATTCGATCCCGCTGTCGCCCAACATCTTCTCCGGTCGCATCTTCGGCTCCGATCCGGCCCGCGGCGACGTGGTCGTGTTCCGCCTGCCGAAGGATGACAGCACCGATTACATCAAGCGCGTGATCGGCCTGCCCGGCGACACCGTGCAGATGAAAGAGGGGCTGCTTCACATCAATGGCAAGCCTGTGCAGCGCGAGCGCATGAGTGATTTCGTCGGCGAGGATCCCTGCGGCTCCGATGCCACCGCGCGCGTGAAGCGCTGGAAAGAGACGCTGCCCAATGGCGTCAGCTATGAGACGCTCGATTGCGTCGATAACGGGTTCTACGACAACACCATCGAATACAAGGTGCCGCCCGGCAACTTCTTCATGATGGGCGACAATCGTGATAACTCAACCGATAGCCGCGTGCAGTCGGCGGTCGGTTACGTGCCGTCCGAAAATCTCGTCGGTCGCGCGCAGATGATCTTCTTCTCGATCGCCGAGGGCGAACAGGCTTGGCAGATCTGGCGCTGGCCGACCGCCGTGCGCTGGAGCCGCATTTTCTCCATCGTGCGATGA